One window of the Candidatus Rokuibacteriota bacterium genome contains the following:
- a CDS encoding beta-propeller fold lactonase family protein yields the protein MARLIRAAACGLAVGLAWLAWTTPGWGAALYVTNTKSDSISVIDTNTFEVTQTIPVGKGKPNRIAFHPDGKTAWVVYDKSHDIGVLDADAGRVVKRIRAGQNPYNLAFSPDGRYCYVLDWGDVDEVIVYDLKAERVDGRIEVPTWPAHGVFTRDGKTFYVSSETAGNVSVIDTASRRITHTVWTGGNAMGLALTADQRWLYAAAGEERNVVKVDTATNTATGAIALPGIVHEAVLTLDGQFLYTTLRKANKLVVVRTADERVVATTPQPGYPDLVVMEPSGRYAFVTNRWAGVVTVIDVRTHTQVKAIPVGKAPHGMALRPR from the coding sequence GTGGCAAGGCTCATTAGGGCCGCGGCCTGCGGACTCGCCGTCGGACTCGCATGGCTCGCCTGGACGACGCCAGGCTGGGGCGCGGCCCTCTATGTGACGAACACGAAGTCCGACTCCATCTCGGTCATCGACACGAACACGTTCGAGGTGACCCAGACCATCCCCGTGGGCAAGGGGAAGCCCAACCGCATCGCCTTCCACCCGGACGGCAAAACCGCCTGGGTCGTCTACGACAAGAGCCACGACATCGGGGTCCTCGACGCTGACGCCGGACGCGTGGTCAAACGAATCCGCGCCGGCCAGAACCCATACAATCTCGCGTTCTCCCCTGACGGCAGGTACTGCTACGTGCTGGACTGGGGCGACGTTGATGAGGTCATCGTCTACGACCTCAAGGCCGAACGGGTGGACGGGCGGATCGAGGTCCCGACCTGGCCGGCCCACGGCGTCTTCACGCGGGACGGCAAGACCTTTTACGTGTCGAGCGAAACCGCCGGCAACGTGAGCGTCATCGACACCGCTTCGCGCAGGATCACCCACACGGTGTGGACCGGGGGGAATGCCATGGGGCTAGCCCTCACCGCCGACCAGCGCTGGCTCTACGCGGCAGCCGGCGAGGAACGGAACGTGGTCAAGGTGGACACCGCCACGAACACGGCGACAGGGGCGATCGCCCTGCCCGGCATCGTCCACGAGGCCGTCCTCACCCTAGACGGCCAGTTTCTCTACACGACCCTCCGCAAGGCGAACAAGCTCGTCGTCGTGCGGACCGCCGATGAGCGCGTCGTGGCCACGACCCCCCAGCCAGGCTACCCCGACCTCGTGGTCATGGAGCCGAGCGGCCGCTACGCCTTCGTGACGAACCGCTGGGCCGGCGTGGTCACGGTCATCGACGTGAGGACCCACACCCAGGTGAAGGCCATCCCGGTGGGGAAGGCGCCCCACGGCATGGCGCTCCGGCCGAGGTAG
- a CDS encoding superoxide dismutase family protein: protein MKWLWLFVAGVMLSGCAAMQFGSPLATAELRNAKGETVGSASFWEDGNGVRIVAQVRGIPAGRHGTHLHAVGKCDPPEFTTAGGHFNPGGKKHGLKNPAGPHAGDLPNLEVAADGTGRFEYVTKLVTLASGPTSLFDADGSALVIHANPDDDVTDPTGNSGGRIACGVIRRAPQPAPRPTSGY from the coding sequence ATGAAATGGCTCTGGCTCTTCGTTGCGGGAGTGATGCTGAGCGGATGCGCCGCCATGCAGTTCGGGAGCCCGCTGGCGACGGCGGAGCTGAGAAACGCCAAGGGCGAAACGGTGGGGTCCGCCAGCTTCTGGGAGGACGGGAACGGTGTCCGTATCGTGGCCCAGGTCCGCGGCATCCCGGCGGGCAGGCACGGCACGCACCTCCACGCGGTGGGAAAGTGCGATCCTCCGGAGTTCACGACCGCCGGCGGCCACTTCAATCCCGGCGGCAAGAAGCACGGTCTGAAGAACCCCGCCGGGCCCCACGCCGGCGACCTGCCAAACCTCGAGGTCGCTGCAGACGGGACCGGACGGTTCGAATACGTGACGAAGCTCGTCACGCTCGCTTCGGGGCCGACCTCCCTCTTCGACGCCGACGGCAGCGCCCTGGTGATCCACGCCAACCCCGACGACGACGTCACCGACCCGACCGGCAACTCGGGCGGGCGGATCGCCTGCGGCGTGATCAGGCGGGCACCGCAGCCCGCGCCGAGACCGACGTCAGGCTACTGA
- a CDS encoding phosphatase PAP2 family protein: protein MSAGVFLALALLVYIAGQLPGEQDLYQAIVDRASPGIVAVFQWVNQLGNKWVLAPAALVLLLVLRPAHRRWWLWISVLVGAPVLEDLVKPVVGRLRPEGGSLGFPSGHVTAAAAFFFLAAYLGGKAATNRPMRIGLWLAAAVLVGLVGLARIVLRAHWPGDAVGGAALGLACVALAAWWHERHAYPVSTQQE, encoded by the coding sequence GTGAGCGCCGGGGTCTTCCTGGCCCTGGCCCTGCTCGTTTACATTGCCGGCCAGCTCCCAGGGGAGCAGGACCTCTACCAGGCCATTGTCGACCGGGCCTCTCCAGGAATCGTCGCGGTTTTCCAGTGGGTCAACCAGCTTGGCAACAAGTGGGTGCTCGCCCCTGCTGCCCTCGTCCTCCTGCTAGTCCTCCGGCCCGCTCACCGGCGCTGGTGGTTGTGGATCAGCGTTCTCGTGGGCGCCCCGGTGCTCGAGGATCTCGTCAAACCCGTTGTCGGGCGGCTCAGACCCGAGGGAGGCTCGCTCGGATTCCCCAGTGGCCACGTCACGGCCGCCGCAGCGTTCTTCTTTCTCGCGGCGTACCTCGGTGGCAAGGCCGCAACTAACCGGCCAATGCGCATCGGCCTCTGGCTGGCCGCAGCCGTGCTCGTGGGGCTGGTGGGCCTGGCCCGCATCGTGCTCAGGGCTCACTGGCCGGGAGACGCGGTGGGTGGGGCGGCGCTGGGCCTCGCCTGCGTCGCCCTCGCCGCCTGGTGGCACGAGCGTCACGCCTACCCTGTCTCCACGCAGCAAGAGTAG
- a CDS encoding aspartyl protease family protein, with the protein MGTFSVEVTVKNLREPGRNRMVSVLVDTGATYMTLPRDVVETLDCQPVGNRRVLLATGREEEWPLTVVLLTLDGQELPIVCLIGPNGGPAVLGAVTLEEFALGVDPVAKPLVPVRSYLANSVVRRSVTRARSSRRRCRRPRP; encoded by the coding sequence ATGGGAACCTTCTCGGTGGAAGTGACGGTAAAAAACCTGCGGGAGCCGGGACGCAACCGAATGGTCTCAGTCCTGGTCGACACGGGCGCCACGTATATGACGCTCCCCCGAGACGTAGTCGAGACATTGGACTGTCAACCGGTCGGCAACCGACGGGTGCTGCTCGCCACTGGGCGCGAGGAGGAGTGGCCGTTGACCGTAGTTCTTCTCACTCTTGACGGTCAGGAACTGCCGATAGTCTGCTTGATCGGGCCAAACGGCGGACCGGCTGTTCTGGGCGCGGTAACCCTGGAGGAATTCGCTCTCGGGGTGGACCCGGTCGCAAAACCCCTCGTGCCAGTGCGGAGCTACCTCGCCAATTCGGTCGTCAGACGCTCGGTCACCCGCGCACGGTCGAGCCGCCGGAGATGCAGAAGACCTCGCCCGTGA
- a CDS encoding SDR family oxidoreductase: protein MKLKDRVAVVTAAAGAGIGQAVARKFAGEGAHVVISDAHAKRVQEVAAKVREDYGCEVPAFTVDVRQKDQIESMVQATVERFGRIDILFNNAGINKLEPVWEMTDETWNLVLGVCLTGTFYAARAVLPHMIKQGNGVIINMASVAGWIASGVGQAHYCAAKAGVMAFTRSVAAEAGKYGVRANAIAPGVIYNEFLNRIYPPGYFEERKRQAILGRLGEPADVANLALFLASDDSAYITGEVFCISGGSTVRG, encoded by the coding sequence ATGAAACTCAAGGATCGGGTGGCGGTGGTGACGGCGGCGGCGGGGGCCGGGATCGGCCAGGCCGTGGCGCGGAAGTTCGCGGGGGAGGGGGCGCACGTCGTGATCTCCGACGCCCACGCCAAACGCGTTCAGGAGGTAGCGGCCAAGGTGCGTGAGGACTACGGCTGCGAGGTGCCGGCCTTCACGGTGGACGTCCGGCAGAAGGACCAGATCGAGAGCATGGTCCAGGCGACGGTGGAGCGCTTCGGCCGGATCGACATCCTCTTCAACAACGCGGGCATCAACAAGCTCGAGCCCGTATGGGAGATGACGGACGAGACCTGGAACCTGGTCCTGGGGGTCTGCCTCACCGGGACCTTCTACGCGGCACGCGCGGTGCTGCCCCACATGATCAAGCAGGGGAACGGCGTCATCATCAACATGGCCTCGGTGGCGGGCTGGATCGCCTCCGGCGTCGGCCAGGCCCACTACTGCGCCGCCAAGGCCGGGGTCATGGCCTTCACGCGCTCGGTGGCCGCGGAGGCGGGCAAGTACGGCGTCCGCGCCAACGCGATCGCGCCGGGCGTGATCTACAACGAGTTCCTCAACCGGATTTACCCACCCGGCTACTTCGAGGAGCGCAAGCGGCAGGCGATTCTGGGACGGCTGGGCGAGCCGGCTGACGTGGCGAACCTCGCGCTCTTCCTCGCCTCCGACGACTCCGCGTACATCACGGGCGAGGTCTTCTGCATCTCCGGCGGCTCGACCGTGCGCGGGTGA
- a CDS encoding enoyl-CoA hydratase/isomerase family protein, with product MREASVDYNDILYEVREQIARITINRPKQYNAFTGETLKEMTLAVEAAGVDEEVGVIVLTGAGDKAFCAGGDVNWEKEGGLRRQVLEPFFFHVTLCRCPKPVIARVNGYAIGAGNHIAYFCDFTIAAEHAIFGQNGPRVGSPAGGAIVSYLTRVVGAKRAREIWMLCRRYTARQALEMGLVNTVVPYEKLDAEVDRWCQELLALSPTCLRILKASFVEEFNYLLGQGDQFRRYITTREFWEEEQQEGARAFLEKRPPDFSRFRRRPK from the coding sequence ATGAGGGAGGCTTCGGTGGACTACAACGACATCCTCTACGAGGTGCGGGAGCAGATCGCGCGGATCACGATCAATCGTCCCAAGCAGTACAACGCGTTCACCGGCGAGACGCTCAAGGAGATGACCCTGGCCGTGGAGGCGGCGGGCGTCGACGAGGAGGTGGGGGTCATCGTGCTGACCGGTGCCGGTGACAAGGCCTTCTGCGCCGGCGGGGACGTGAACTGGGAAAAGGAAGGCGGGCTCAGGCGGCAGGTGCTGGAGCCCTTCTTCTTCCACGTCACGCTCTGCCGCTGCCCGAAGCCGGTCATCGCGCGCGTGAACGGCTACGCCATCGGAGCCGGCAACCACATCGCCTACTTCTGCGACTTCACGATCGCCGCCGAGCACGCCATTTTCGGCCAGAACGGGCCGCGCGTCGGAAGCCCGGCGGGCGGGGCCATCGTGAGCTACCTGACCCGGGTGGTCGGGGCCAAGCGCGCTCGCGAGATCTGGATGCTCTGCCGTCGGTACACCGCGCGTCAGGCGCTGGAAATGGGGTTGGTCAACACGGTGGTCCCCTACGAGAAGCTCGACGCGGAGGTGGACCGGTGGTGCCAGGAGCTGCTGGCGCTCTCTCCGACCTGCCTCAGGATCCTCAAGGCCTCCTTCGTGGAGGAATTCAACTACCTCTTGGGGCAGGGGGACCAGTTCCGCCGCTACATCACGACGCGCGAGTTCTGGGAAGAGGAACAGCAGGAAGGGGCGCGGGCCTTTCTCGAGAAGCGGCCACCGGACTTCTCGCGGTTCCGCCGGCGGCCCAAGTAG
- a CDS encoding YdbL family protein: protein MTFRRMTSSGGRLALALGLLTGCLAVTINVTFPQEKIEKAASSIEDLVRGGKEGPPVKPPPAKEEKRGDHPGFRRTLGWLAPTPAEAQVPELRTRTPEVMASIESRRQRFPQVQQWKERGCLGENAQGLLEARPGQGCASEVAALIAAENRDRMTLYRTLLQQNNMPPADLARVQAAFAKVNRERAARGEWIQTEDGRWVRK from the coding sequence ATGACGTTCAGGCGGATGACATCGAGCGGGGGCCGGCTCGCCCTCGCGCTGGGGCTCCTTACCGGATGCCTCGCCGTGACCATCAACGTGACGTTTCCACAGGAGAAGATCGAAAAGGCGGCCTCGAGCATCGAGGACCTGGTGCGCGGCGGGAAAGAGGGGCCGCCGGTCAAGCCTCCGCCCGCCAAGGAGGAGAAGCGGGGCGACCATCCCGGCTTCCGCCGGACGCTCGGCTGGCTCGCTCCGACTCCGGCCGAGGCCCAGGTGCCCGAGCTCCGGACGCGTACCCCCGAGGTGATGGCGTCCATCGAGTCGCGCCGCCAGCGTTTCCCCCAGGTCCAACAGTGGAAGGAGCGCGGGTGCCTCGGGGAGAACGCTCAGGGGTTACTCGAGGCTCGGCCAGGGCAGGGGTGCGCGTCGGAGGTCGCGGCGCTGATCGCCGCGGAGAACCGCGATCGGATGACGCTCTACCGGACTCTGCTCCAGCAGAACAACATGCCGCCGGCAGACCTCGCGCGGGTCCAGGCCGCCTTCGCCAAGGTGAACCGCGAGAGGGCAGCGCGGGGCGAGTGGATCCAGACCGAGGACGGCCGGTGGGTCCGCAAATGA